The following are encoded together in the Pan troglodytes isolate AG18354 chromosome 6, NHGRI_mPanTro3-v2.0_pri, whole genome shotgun sequence genome:
- the TAS2R38 gene encoding taste receptor type 2 member 38 (The RefSeq protein aligns at 99% coverage compared to this genomic sequence) has translation MLTLTRIHTVSYEVRSTFLFISVLEFAVGFLTNAFVFLVNFWDVVKRQPLSNSDCVLLCLSISRLFLHGLLFLSAIQLTHFQKLSEPLNHSYQAIIMLWMIANQANLWLAACLSLLYCSKLIRFSHTFLICLASWVSRKISQMLLGIILCSCICTVLCVWCFFSRPHFTVTTVLFMNNNTRLNWQIKDLNLFYSFLFCYLWSVPPFLLFLVSSGMLTVSLGRHMRTMKVYTRDSRDPSLEAHIKALKSLVSFFCFFVISSCAAFISVPLLILWRDKIGVMVCVGIMAACPSGHAAVLISGNAKLRRAVTTILLWAQSSLKVRADHKADSRTLC, from the coding sequence GTTGACTCTAACTCGCATCCACACTGTGTCCTATGAAGTCAGGAGTACATTTCTGTTCATTTCAGTCCTGGAGTTTGCAGTGGGGTTTCTGACCAATGCCTTCgttttcttggtgaatttttgGGATGTAGTGAAGAGGCAGCCACTGAGCAACAGTGATTGTGTGCTGCTGTGTCTCAGCATCAGCCGGCTTTTCCTGCATGGACTGCTGTTCCTGAGTGCTATCCAGCTTACCCACTTCCAGAAGTTGAGTGAACCACTGAACCACAGCTACCAAGCCATCATCATGCTATGGATGATTGCAAACCAAGCCAACCTCTGGCttgctgcctgcctcagcctgctttACTGCTCCAAGCTCATCCGTTTCTCTCACACCTTCCTGATCTGCTTGGCAAGCTGGGTCTCCAGGAAGATCTCCCAGATGCTCCTGGGTATTATTCTTTGCTCCTGCATCTGCACTGTCCTCTGTGTTTGGTGCTTTTTTAGCAGACCTCACTTCACAGTCACAACTGTGCTATTCATGAATAACAATACAAGGCTCAACTGGCAGATTAAAGATCTCAacttattttattcctttctcttctgcTATCTGTGGTCTGTGCCTCCTTTCCTATTGTTTCTGGTTTCTTCTGGGATGCTGACTGTCTCCCTGGGAAGGCACATGAGGACAATGAAGGTCTATACCAGAGACTCTCGTGACCCCAGCCTGGAGGCCCACATTAAGGCCCTCAAGTCTCTTGTCtcctttttctgcttctttgtgaTATCATCCTGTGCTGCCTTCATCTCTGTGCCCCTACTGATTCTGTGGCGTGACAAAATAGGGGTGATGGtttgtgttgggataatggcagCTTGTCCCTCTGGGCATGCAGCCGTCCTGATCTCAGGCAATGCCAAGTTGAGGAGAGCTGTGACGACCATTCTGCTCTGGGCTCAGAGCAGCCTGAAGGTAAGAGCCGACCACAAGGCAGATTCCCGGACACTGTGCTGA